ATGTCAAATCTAAAACCATCGAAGTTATAATGTTGCGTCCAACTTTTCAGTGAGTCAACCATCAACTTATCCATCATACGATGTTCAAGTGCAGTATCATTACAACAAGTGGATTGAATTACCGCTCCGGTTTCGATTTCACGACTATAATAATAACCCGGTACAACCATATCTAGAACAGAGTTACTTGATATACCTGCAGAGCTGGTATGGTTATAAACAACATCTAAAACAACACGTAAACCTAAGTCATGTAAGGCTTGGATCATAGCTCTCATTTCTATAATACGAGCTACACCATCGGCATCTGAGGCATAAATACCATCAGGTACGTTAAAGTGTTTTGGGTCATAGCCCCAATTAAAACTATCTACATCACGTAATACGTTGATTAAATCAGCGGCATCATTTGAATAAGTGTTATAGCTTTCAAGGACAGAAAACAGTGTTTTATCAGCGCTTTCAACACCACATACAGGTGCTTCGGCTCTAACTGCACAAAGTTCAGCAACGGTATTAGTCAAATCGACAATCTTTGCTGGGTCTTCATCAATAGACGCAATATCATTGGCAGGCAAGAGATGAAAATGGGTTAAACCATTATCAACCAGTTTTTGTAGATGCTGTACCGGTAGAGAGTTTGTTTCGGTAAACGCTAAATACTTACCTCTATTGGCTTCATCCGTACTTTCATCTAAAGCGCTAAAGTCACGAATATGTGCTTCATAAATAACCGCATCTTCATATGATTTAGTGCTGAGAACTTGTTCATTTTCCCAGCCATCAGGCATGAGTTCACTGTCGGCTAAATTAACAAACTGCGAATAATCACCATTAGTAGACAAACCTACAGAGTAAGGGTCTGTTGTTGTTAATGTTTCTACTAGTTGGTTTTGATGATGATATACCGATAATTCAAATTGGTAGAACATACGATCTAAATTAGCATCGCCTTGATATGACCAAATGCCGGTATCAGTATCTTCACTCATTACGGCGCTAGTTAACTTACTTTTATTAGCATCATACATATTAATACTGACACTTTGAGCCGTTGGCGCCCATAATGCGACGCTAATGCCGGTGCTGTTATAGCTAAGGCCCAAGTTGGCTTCATCGGCATCAGCATCACCTTGGGTATATAAATTATCTAATACCTTAGCGGTTTGTATATAAGTTCCAGCAATAGCTTTACCTTCGCTATTGTAACCAACTAAAACTAATTGATTTTTTAATAAACCTTTCGCCGTTTCTTTACTCCAGTCAGCTGAAAACCCAGGCCACTGTGCAACTTGTGGAGCCATTGCTTTTTGTTCATCTGACAAGATAGTTTCAGTCAGAGCTACGATTCTACCGCTAACTACATCGTCGTCATTTGCAGCAATGCCAGCATTAACAGAATGGTGTAACTTAACATCTGTAACTTCTTCTGGTGCATTCCAAACAAAAGTATTGCTGTCAATCCAATGTGCAGAATAACCCGATATTTTCAACGGTTGTACACCCAAGGAAACGACAGGATATTCAAAAACAGAAGCAACACCAGAGAAGGTAAAGTTCATTCGTTGATACGTGGCATCATCTTGTTTAAGTGGCATTTTAAAGTCACCACCGCCCATTTCTTTACCAGCATCATCAGTGCCTTTATGAATAATGAAATTACCACATTCAGTAAAGTCATCTATCAGATTCAAAATCCAATAGGCGCCATAAACAGGATCAACACCGCTATGCACAAGACCACTATCCCAACTTGAAGCTATAGAATCAGGGGCATAGGCGTCACACTCAGGCGTATTCCAATTATGCAGTTTGTATTCATCATAAGCGGCATCTGCTCGATTAAAATAAAGCACAGCTTGGTTTTCACTAGGGAAAAATATTGGTGCTGGTGCATTAGGATCAACACCCACCACACAAGATTCATTTTTTGCATCAGGTACCGTTGGCACCGGACATTGAATAGGCTCAGGTGCCACACAACTATCTCCCGTTGCATTTGGCACCAAAGGCACATCACAAGTTAATAATTGTTGTCCCGATTTAGTTGTTTCTGACCCACCACAGGCTGATAAAATGAACGATATTAAAGTTATAGCCAGCAGCTGTAACATTGAGTTTTTGTTAAACATAAAATTTACTCCATTAACTCTGTGCTTATAACGCATAAGTCAGCCCCAAAAAGAATTGACGACCAAAATACTGCAACGTGCCCGTTTGTGCTTCAAAGCCAAAGTAACTTTTGGTAGGCTCGTCGGTAACATTATTAATTTGGAATACAGCGCCAAAATTTTCATTTATTTGATATGAAGCTTGATAGTCGATAATCATTTCATCGTCGTAATTAACCGTTTGCGCTTCAACCGCCACCTGTTCGGAAACAAAAGCATCGCGATAACGCACATTGACGCGTGTTTCAAAACCTTGATACTCCCAAAAAACGGTCGTTTGAATTACATTTTCGGATAACCCTGGTAACGAAATAGGTAAATTTTGAGCGCCTAACTTAGAAATTTGCTGTATTTCACTTTTTGTATGAGAATAACTAGCGGTAAAGCCTAGGCCCGACCAAAGTTCAGGTAGAAAGGAGAATATTTGCGTATAGGCAACTTCAATACCTTTGATGTATCCGCCTTTATCATCGTTAAATGCCGTTTCAAAATTACCATTTCGAATAGTTAAGGGGACACCACTTAGCGGGTCTATAAATTCATCTGGTACAACTAAACCGTTACCAGCGAAGTCATATTCGCTGATGGTTTGCGTTATAATACCGGCAGACTCAATATCTTTATAAAACACAGCAGCAACGAAAGACCCGTCGGTATCGACAAAGTACTTCTCATAAGACAAATCATATTGATTGGCGTAAAAAGGCTTTAAATGTGGGCTATTCCTGGCATTACCGCTGACCTCTGCGAATGAGCCATTTTCAGTAATTACTTTGTTGATATTGACACTACTGTTTGATGCCAAGCGATCAATATTAGGTCGACTCATTACTTTTGCTGCGGCAATACGTATTTGATCATTATCCGTTAACTTAAAATTCAAGTTCATCTGCGGTAAGTAATCAATGTAACTGTTGCTGATCACCGTCGGTAAATAGCGATTATTAACTAAGCCCACTTCATCGGTAATATTTTGCGCACCGAGTTCAATATCACCACCAACATCCTGTAAAGAAGTCGCTGATTGTTTAGTATCAACCATACGAACACCAATATTACCCGTAACCGGTAAACCACCAATCTCAGTATCAATGTTAGCCATAATGTAGACAGCAAATATATCTTCAAATACTTGACCACTTTCTTTTAGTGTCCAATCAGTATTACCTTCACCTCGACCGGCACCGTTAACAACACCACCTGCCGTGGGTCCCCAAGTTTGCACAGGTTGTGGAATTCCGTTTGGAAACCAAGCATTAAGAACTGCATCTTGATCAAGCGCTAAATAGCTTGGGAAATAAGAAAAGTCTCCTTGCCAATTAACCACAGTGGCCATATCTTCAGTAATATTTAACGGGGGTTCTAATAAATTAAAACCGCTGTCGCTACCATATTCAAAAACAGATCGGTCATTACTGTATTCTCGTTCAGAATATCTTGCGCCAACTTCAATTGAAGAGAAAACATCATTTTCTAATTGGTATTTAAAATCAAGGCGAACAGCGCTTACCTCATCTTTATTTATATAAGGGTAAATGCCATATTTTGAGACCATTACTCGGTTCAAATCAGTAAAAGCATCGGCTTGATTCAAGCCGACATCAGGTAAATTAAGACCATTGAGCAAGTAGTTTATCGATACATTGTTATCAAAGTTAGGTGAGTCAGCATTTGCATCTTCAGCCACTAACGCCCAAATCAAACCATTTCTAAATTCACTTGTAGCGGAAGAATAAGAAAGGTCAACATTCATGTTGAGCCTTTCCGTAATATCCCAATCTGCATTTAAGCCTAGGCTTTTTACTTCATCATAATCAGTATTATCATCATTAACGATTTCTATGCGCGTTGAGCTATTTGACGTTCGATTAAAACTCCCGCCAATAACGGCATTGTTCTCTATAATAGGATTACTAATGGCGGCTTGATCGCCTTCGAGTTTAACGCGATAGCCTCGGGCAAATTCTTCTGAGTCAAATTTAGAATAAAAACCATCAAACTTTAAATTAAAATTATCCGTTGGCTGCCACTCTAGAGTCGCAACGAAACCATCACGGGTTTCTTCACCACCTTTATGTTGTAATTCAAAACCTTCACCAATGTACTCACACTCAGGGCAATCTTCTGGACCGCCAGAATCATTTTCAATGTTATCAACATCTTTAGATTTGCTATACGCTAATCCGACAAATTGTGTGGTGGCACTCGGTTGGAATAAGCGTGCATAACCTAATGCAACGCCAACACTATCATCGAAAAACTTACCTTGATAAGAAACACTAAAACGATGACCGCTAGACGCGGCATCAGGGATATCACCGGCTAAATCATTGAACATACCGCGGGCATTAACGGTAAAAGCATGTGTTTTTTCATTTTTTAATGGACTCGCGGTTTTTAATTCAACGGTACCAGCAACCCCGCCTTCAATAAGCGATACTTTTGGTGATTTATAAACCGCAGCATTAGAAATAAGTTCAGAAGGATATTGGTCAAACTCAACACTACGTTGTCCACTCGTTGAGACCTGTTCGCGACCATTAAGTGTGGTGGAAATAAAACCACCCGACATACCTCTAATGTTAATCTCGGCCGCTTGCCCACCAGTTCTCACCGCAGAAATACCGGGTAAGCGAGTTAATGCATCTGCCATAGACACATCAGGTAAACCGCCTAAATCATCAGCGGTTAGTTGTTCTGAAACCGTATCAGCAAAGCGTTTTTGATTAATCGACTCGATAAGTGAACGCCGAAAACCTGTCACTTCTATCACTTCAATTTCGTTATCTGCTGTGATTCTTTCTGTGATTATAATTTCTTTTTCATCATCAACTTGTTGAGCAAATGCAGCCCCAGTTAACGTTAATAATCCACAAGAAATAGCCAATGCGAGCTTGTTAGGCTTGGATTTAAACATACTAGACATTCCCCTATATTAATCTTGAGTTTTTATTTTTGTTATTAGTTATTTGTTTATTAATTCATCGTCATTAAATTCTTAACAACTTTAATATAGAGAGCTTATTAATCTATGCACAGACTGTGCATACGTATTCAAAAATATCACTAAATGGGTATTAGTTTGTAAAACAACAGGCACTTTCTTAGTGCAATTTGCCTTGGTCCTTAGTTAAATTGGGCAATGAAATAATTATTTCATTCGTTTATTCATCAATCCTGACGATATATACACTTATGATTAATCACTGAATACGTATGCACAGATCTATTTCATAGTCACTAAAACCGGATCTTATAAATAATGTTCTCTATGTTTATTTAACTTACTTACCTCTGTGAGCATTTAATAAATCAATTTAACGCATTTATTCTTTGAACAAGTTTAAAACAAAATTTAACAACCTTTATTTGTCCTTATGCCTTTAGGTAAAATTAATTAACCACAACAACAAGTAGCTTGATAGAATATCGGCATATATGTGGTTAATTAATAAAGAGCCACTTAACATTATTAAACATTAGCAATATTAAGGGTTACGCTTTGCATCATTTAGTTTGGGACTTAGATCCTGTTTTTTTCTCGATTGGGCCATTAACTGTACATTGGTATGGCGTGTTATTCGCCACAGCTATTTTATCTGGCTTGCAAGTAATGAAGTGGATTTTTCAAAGCGAAAAGCAAGATTTGGCCGCATTAGATAATTTGTTGGTTTACATAGTGATAGGCGTAATTGTGGGTGCTCGCTTAGGACACTGTTTCTTTTATGAACCGGGTTATTACTTTGCTAATCCGCTGAAAATATTAGCCATTTGGGAAGGCGGACTAGCAAGCCACGGCGGTGGATTAGGCGCTATTATCGCAGCAGGTATTTATAGTAAAAAGTATCAAATGAACTTTCTTTGGTTACTCGACAGACTTGCCATTTGTACCGCTTTATTTGGTTTTTTCGTTCGAAGTGCAAACTTTGTCAACTCAGAGATTTTAGGCACACCAAGTAATGTACCTTGGGCTGTAATTTTCGCCCGTATCGATAACGTTGCCCGACACCCTTCTCAACTCTACGAAGCTTTTGCTTATTTAAGTATATTTTTTGTTTTGATGTTTATTTATAAGATTAAAAAAGCACAAACACCAAAAGGTTCTATTTTAGGTATTTTCTTAATTTTAATTTTTACCGCACGCTTTCTTATTGAAATGTTGAAAGAAAAACAAGCATCTTATACCGCTGACATTGCGTTAACTGCAGGACAAATGTTGAGTATTCCATTTTTTATCGCGGGTATATTGTTAGTTATTTGGTCAGTTAAAAACAACAACAAAACTAATTAAGATTAAACATTAAGGTTATGGTTAACATTTTATGAGTAAAAAATATTACGTAGTATGGAAAGGCGCTAAAACAGGCGTATTTGAACAATGGAATGATGTTAAAAAC
The Colwellia sp. Arc7-D genome window above contains:
- the lgt gene encoding prolipoprotein diacylglyceryl transferase, which produces MHHLVWDLDPVFFSIGPLTVHWYGVLFATAILSGLQVMKWIFQSEKQDLAALDNLLVYIVIGVIVGARLGHCFFYEPGYYFANPLKILAIWEGGLASHGGGLGAIIAAGIYSKKYQMNFLWLLDRLAICTALFGFFVRSANFVNSEILGTPSNVPWAVIFARIDNVARHPSQLYEAFAYLSIFFVLMFIYKIKKAQTPKGSILGIFLILIFTARFLIEMLKEKQASYTADIALTAGQMLSIPFFIAGILLVIWSVKNNNKTN
- a CDS encoding TonB-dependent receptor is translated as MFKSKPNKLALAISCGLLTLTGAAFAQQVDDEKEIIITERITADNEIEVIEVTGFRRSLIESINQKRFADTVSEQLTADDLGGLPDVSMADALTRLPGISAVRTGGQAAEINIRGMSGGFISTTLNGREQVSTSGQRSVEFDQYPSELISNAAVYKSPKVSLIEGGVAGTVELKTASPLKNEKTHAFTVNARGMFNDLAGDIPDAASSGHRFSVSYQGKFFDDSVGVALGYARLFQPSATTQFVGLAYSKSKDVDNIENDSGGPEDCPECEYIGEGFELQHKGGEETRDGFVATLEWQPTDNFNLKFDGFYSKFDSEEFARGYRVKLEGDQAAISNPIIENNAVIGGSFNRTSNSSTRIEIVNDDNTDYDEVKSLGLNADWDITERLNMNVDLSYSSATSEFRNGLIWALVAEDANADSPNFDNNVSINYLLNGLNLPDVGLNQADAFTDLNRVMVSKYGIYPYINKDEVSAVRLDFKYQLENDVFSSIEVGARYSEREYSNDRSVFEYGSDSGFNLLEPPLNITEDMATVVNWQGDFSYFPSYLALDQDAVLNAWFPNGIPQPVQTWGPTAGGVVNGAGRGEGNTDWTLKESGQVFEDIFAVYIMANIDTEIGGLPVTGNIGVRMVDTKQSATSLQDVGGDIELGAQNITDEVGLVNNRYLPTVISNSYIDYLPQMNLNFKLTDNDQIRIAAAKVMSRPNIDRLASNSSVNINKVITENGSFAEVSGNARNSPHLKPFYANQYDLSYEKYFVDTDGSFVAAVFYKDIESAGIITQTISEYDFAGNGLVVPDEFIDPLSGVPLTIRNGNFETAFNDDKGGYIKGIEVAYTQIFSFLPELWSGLGFTASYSHTKSEIQQISKLGAQNLPISLPGLSENVIQTTVFWEYQGFETRVNVRYRDAFVSEQVAVEAQTVNYDDEMIIDYQASYQINENFGAVFQINNVTDEPTKSYFGFEAQTGTLQYFGRQFFLGLTYAL